The Fictibacillus arsenicus genome contains a region encoding:
- the argF gene encoding ornithine carbamoyltransferase codes for MSIVHPLRTTRTKKDFLTLLDYSPNEIIDLLNLAKDLKKQGPSAPPLLKGKILGMIFEKSSTRTRVSFEAAMLKLGGHAIHLSTRDIQMGRGETVSDTAKVLSGYLDGLMIRTFHQSTVEELAHNSTIPVINGLTDDFHPCQALADLLTILEYKGSFKGKKVAYIGDGNNVAHSLLIASAKVGMDCTIITPNNYEPKEEIVSYAKEIAKQSGSTVEVTNDPVSGIKNSDVIYTDVWASMGQESEAEERMAHFEPYQVNQELVSHAKKDYIFMHCLPAHRGEEVTAEIIDGHHSVVFPEAENRLHAQKALLVHLMS; via the coding sequence ATGTCAATCGTTCATCCTTTACGCACAACGAGAACTAAGAAAGATTTCCTGACACTGCTCGATTATTCTCCAAATGAAATCATTGATTTGCTGAATCTGGCTAAAGACTTAAAGAAGCAGGGACCTTCCGCACCGCCTTTATTAAAAGGCAAAATCCTTGGTATGATATTTGAAAAGTCATCCACACGCACCCGAGTGTCATTCGAAGCCGCTATGCTTAAGCTTGGAGGTCATGCAATCCATTTAAGTACTCGCGATATACAAATGGGAAGAGGAGAAACCGTTTCAGATACAGCTAAGGTATTATCTGGCTATCTGGACGGTCTTATGATCCGTACTTTCCACCAGTCGACTGTAGAAGAGCTGGCTCATAACAGTACCATCCCAGTTATTAATGGACTGACAGATGATTTCCACCCATGCCAGGCACTCGCTGATCTATTAACAATTTTAGAATATAAGGGATCATTTAAAGGAAAAAAAGTTGCTTATATTGGTGATGGCAATAATGTTGCTCATTCTCTGCTGATTGCTTCAGCTAAAGTCGGGATGGATTGTACCATTATTACGCCAAATAATTATGAACCGAAAGAAGAAATCGTCTCTTATGCAAAAGAAATCGCTAAGCAATCAGGATCTACTGTGGAAGTTACGAATGATCCAGTAAGCGGCATTAAGAACAGTGATGTCATCTATACAGATGTATGGGCAAGTATGGGGCAGGAGAGCGAAGCTGAAGAACGAATGGCTCATTTTGAACCTTATCAAGTAAATCAGGAGCTTGTGTCACATGCAAAAAAAGATTATATTTTCATGCACTGTCTGCCTGCTCATCGCGGGGAGGAAGTGACAGCAGAAATCATTGATGGTCATCATTCAGTTGTGTTTCCGGAAGCAGAAAACCGTCTTCACGCACAAAAAGCATTGCTTGTTCATTTGATGTCTTGA
- a CDS encoding NupC/NupG family nucleoside CNT transporter, with protein sequence MQILWGLGGMLVLLVIAFLLSQNKKAINWRTVLGALAIQVAFALIVLKWDAGKKALQGVSEKVSNVVAYANEGITFLFGSMIPAEGKGFIFAFQVLTVIIFFSSLISVLYYLGIMQWVVRILGGALSKLLRTSKAESMSATANIFLGQTEAPLVIRPYMNRLTQSELFAVMVGGLASVAGSVLIGYYLLGVPLEYLIAASFMCAPAGLAIAKIIVPETEEPETMGEIKLERDKDTVNVIDAAAKGAGDGLQIALNVGAMLLAFIALIALVNGILGGIGGWFGYDITLQQILGYLFAPIAFVIGVPWDEAVKAGTFIGQKIVLNEFVAYSEFAPQIPELKEKTVAVVSFALCGFANLSSIAILLGGLGAMAPSRRPDIARLGMRAVIAATIANLLSGAIAGMFIL encoded by the coding sequence ATGCAAATTTTATGGGGATTAGGCGGTATGCTAGTACTTCTTGTAATCGCATTCTTACTTTCTCAAAATAAGAAAGCGATTAACTGGAGAACAGTACTAGGTGCTTTAGCTATTCAAGTTGCATTCGCATTGATCGTATTAAAATGGGATGCTGGAAAAAAAGCATTGCAAGGCGTGTCGGAAAAAGTTTCTAACGTTGTTGCTTATGCGAACGAAGGAATTACTTTCTTGTTTGGAAGCATGATTCCAGCAGAAGGAAAAGGATTCATTTTTGCATTTCAAGTGTTAACAGTAATCATTTTCTTCTCTTCTTTAATCTCAGTTCTTTACTATCTAGGTATCATGCAATGGGTTGTAAGAATTTTAGGTGGAGCTTTATCTAAGCTTCTAAGAACAAGTAAAGCCGAATCTATGAGTGCTACTGCAAACATTTTCTTAGGTCAGACTGAAGCACCTCTAGTAATTCGTCCATATATGAACCGTTTAACTCAATCTGAGCTTTTCGCAGTTATGGTTGGTGGACTAGCATCAGTAGCAGGTTCTGTTCTAATTGGATACTACCTTTTAGGTGTACCACTAGAGTACTTGATCGCAGCAAGCTTTATGTGTGCTCCAGCTGGACTTGCGATTGCTAAAATCATTGTTCCAGAAACAGAAGAGCCAGAAACAATGGGTGAAATTAAGCTTGAACGTGATAAAGATACAGTAAATGTAATCGACGCTGCAGCAAAGGGTGCTGGAGATGGGCTTCAAATCGCATTAAACGTCGGGGCAATGCTACTTGCTTTCATCGCATTGATCGCTCTTGTGAACGGAATCCTTGGCGGTATCGGCGGATGGTTCGGTTATGATATAACACTTCAGCAAATCTTAGGCTACCTATTTGCACCAATCGCATTTGTAATCGGTGTACCATGGGACGAAGCAGTTAAAGCCGGTACTTTTATTGGTCAAAAGATTGTATTGAATGAGTTTGTTGCTTACTCTGAATTCGCACCACAGATTCCTGAACTTAAGGAAAAAACAGTAGCAGTTGTCAGCTTTGCACTTTGTGGTTTCGCAAACCTTTCATCTATCGCAATTCTTTTGGGTGGACTTGGAGCAATGGCACCAAGCCGTCGTCCAGACATCGCAAGATTAGGAATGCGTGCAGTAATTGCAGCTACAATTGCAAACTTACTAAGCGGTGCAATCGCTGGTATGTTCATTCTATAA
- a CDS encoding LSM domain-containing protein has translation MLNPSKGKQFKDESSHAGHYHHHYHDLCLKYMGQNVTIELNDGNVYHGKLHSYDQDNMYMIMPGESEQRDSRIIFVGPFFPGFGIFGFPFFRIRRFRPFWW, from the coding sequence TTGTTGAACCCTTCAAAAGGTAAACAGTTTAAAGATGAATCTTCACATGCGGGGCATTATCACCATCATTATCATGATCTTTGTCTAAAATATATGGGACAGAACGTTACGATCGAATTGAATGATGGCAATGTGTATCATGGTAAGCTTCACAGTTATGATCAGGATAATATGTATATGATCATGCCTGGTGAAAGTGAACAGCGTGACAGCCGTATCATCTTTGTTGGTCCATTCTTTCCGGGCTTTGGAATATTTGGATTTCCATTTTTCCGGATTCGCCGTTTCCGCCCTTTTTGGTGGTAA
- a CDS encoding ECF transporter S component gives MQKGKIKQMVAVSMLSTIAYLLMMLDFPFPGLPPFLKIDFSEVPALLAAIIFGPIAGIMVEGIKNTLHYGIVGSFTGVPVGQLANFIAGVLFILPVSYLFRKKHTVKRLSGGLILGTALMTLTMGFLNYIIILPAYTWFLGAEPMSSQMMMDLIIKGITPFNLIKGTIITLLFLALYNRMKPWVMKQIAQQA, from the coding sequence ATGCAAAAGGGAAAAATCAAACAAATGGTAGCTGTATCAATGCTCAGCACAATTGCATATCTGCTGATGATGCTCGACTTTCCATTTCCGGGGCTTCCACCATTCTTAAAAATCGACTTTAGTGAAGTTCCCGCACTGCTGGCGGCCATAATCTTTGGGCCAATTGCTGGTATCATGGTTGAAGGAATCAAAAACACGCTGCACTATGGTATTGTAGGAAGCTTTACGGGTGTTCCAGTCGGACAGCTCGCTAATTTTATTGCAGGTGTACTGTTTATTCTTCCAGTTTCGTACTTATTCCGTAAAAAACATACGGTTAAACGTCTTTCAGGCGGGTTGATTTTAGGAACAGCTTTAATGACATTAACGATGGGATTCCTTAATTATATTATTATCCTGCCGGCATATACCTGGTTCCTTGGTGCTGAGCCGATGTCCAGTCAGATGATGATGGACCTGATCATCAAAGGGATCACACCATTTAACCTAATAAAGGGTACGATCATTACTTTATTGTTTTTAGCTTTATACAATAGAATGAAGCCTTGGGTGATGAAACAAATTGCTCAGCAGGCTTAA
- the dapF gene encoding diaminopimelate epimerase encodes MKKLKFTKMHGLGNNYIYVNMFEETIAEADLADLAVAVSNPYTGIGSDGMILICPSEKAPVKMRIFNNDGSEAKNCGNGLRCVAKYAYENGIVEEEEFQIETLGGLVTAKVSLNDQNNVSLVTVNMGNPILQPEQIPVKGFSGKDHVINERVTFSDHTMYMTAVSMGNPHAIFFVDNINEAPLHSLGPVIEKDAMFPDWVNAEFVESISENEMHFRVWERGSGITQACGTGACAAAVAAILNGKSEKNTDITVHLAGGDLIINWQNDGDVLMTGPAEVICTGEYLLK; translated from the coding sequence ATGAAGAAGCTGAAATTCACAAAAATGCATGGACTCGGAAATAATTATATCTATGTGAACATGTTTGAGGAAACAATTGCAGAAGCTGACCTGGCAGATCTTGCTGTTGCGGTATCAAATCCTTATACAGGAATCGGGTCAGACGGGATGATTTTAATTTGTCCGAGTGAAAAAGCACCGGTTAAAATGAGGATATTTAATAACGATGGTTCAGAAGCAAAAAACTGCGGTAACGGTCTCCGCTGTGTGGCTAAATATGCTTATGAAAATGGCATTGTTGAGGAAGAGGAATTCCAAATTGAAACGCTTGGGGGACTCGTCACAGCGAAGGTCTCCTTAAATGATCAAAATAATGTATCTTTAGTTACAGTTAACATGGGAAATCCGATTCTCCAGCCGGAGCAAATTCCCGTAAAAGGATTTTCTGGAAAAGACCACGTAATAAATGAGCGTGTTACTTTTAGTGATCATACAATGTATATGACAGCCGTATCCATGGGAAATCCCCATGCAATTTTCTTTGTTGATAACATAAATGAAGCGCCATTACACTCGCTCGGTCCAGTAATTGAGAAGGATGCCATGTTTCCTGATTGGGTAAATGCAGAGTTCGTAGAGAGCATTTCCGAAAATGAGATGCACTTTAGAGTTTGGGAAAGAGGTTCCGGAATCACACAAGCTTGTGGCACAGGAGCATGTGCAGCTGCAGTAGCAGCTATTTTAAACGGGAAATCTGAAAAAAATACTGATATTACCGTTCATTTGGCTGGTGGTGACCTAATTATTAATTGGCAGAATGACGGGGATGTGTTAATGACAGGTCCAGCAGAAGTCATCTGTACAGGTGAATACCTTTTAAAATAG
- a CDS encoding HesB/IscA family protein encodes MIIEITESAASRIKEMLADEEDKNQFLRVAVKGGGCTGLSYGMGFDSDLADSDQEEMIEGIRVVVDEESAKVLKGTVIDFKQNMMGGGFTITNPNAIASCGCGSSFRTATNAGSPEEC; translated from the coding sequence ATGATCATTGAAATTACTGAAAGTGCAGCAAGCAGAATCAAGGAAATGCTGGCTGATGAAGAAGATAAAAACCAATTTCTTCGTGTTGCTGTAAAAGGCGGAGGATGTACAGGGCTATCATACGGAATGGGATTCGATAGTGACCTTGCCGACTCCGACCAAGAAGAAATGATTGAAGGTATCCGCGTCGTTGTAGATGAAGAAAGTGCCAAAGTGTTAAAAGGCACTGTTATTGATTTTAAACAAAATATGATGGGCGGAGGATTTACGATTACAAATCCAAATGCCATCGCTTCGTGCGGCTGCGGATCATCATTCCGTACAGCAACAAATGCCGGTAGTCCTGAGGAATGCTAA
- a CDS encoding NifU family protein, whose product MAETQNLEMREQVEEVLDKLRPFLLRDGGDVELVDIEEGVVKVRLMGACGSCPSSTITLKAGIERALLEEVPGVVELEQVF is encoded by the coding sequence ATGGCTGAAACTCAAAACTTAGAGATGCGTGAACAAGTAGAAGAAGTTCTTGATAAATTGCGTCCGTTCCTTCTTCGTGACGGAGGAGACGTGGAATTAGTGGATATTGAAGAAGGTGTAGTTAAAGTACGCCTTATGGGTGCTTGCGGAAGCTGCCCAAGTTCAACAATCACACTAAAAGCTGGTATCGAACGTGCACTTTTAGAAGAAGTTCCTGGTGTAGTTGAATTAGAACAAGTATTTTAA
- a CDS encoding NAD(P)/FAD-dependent oxidoreductase yields MAKEIYDITIIGGGPSGLFAAFYGGMRQMKVKIIESMPQLGGQLSALYPEKYIYDVAGFPKVLAQDLVNNLKEQAMQFNPEVVLEESVQNVEKNEEEIFELTTDKTVHYSKAVLITAGVGAFQPRRLELASAQQYEGKNLHYFVDDLQAFAGKRVLVCGGGDSALDWSLMLEPISPEVTLTHRRDKFRAHEHSVEQLMNSKVVVKTPYQITELIGDGENISAVVLENGDLKETIDVDAVIVNYGFISSLGPIKTWGLDIQKNSIVVNSKMETNIKGIYAAGDVCTYNGKVKLIASGFGEAPTAVNNAKTYIDPNAKTQPMHSTSLF; encoded by the coding sequence ATGGCAAAAGAAATTTACGATATTACGATTATTGGTGGAGGTCCATCTGGATTATTTGCTGCATTCTACGGCGGCATGCGTCAAATGAAAGTTAAGATTATTGAAAGTATGCCGCAGCTCGGCGGACAGCTTTCTGCATTATACCCTGAAAAATACATATACGATGTTGCCGGTTTCCCAAAAGTTCTGGCTCAAGACCTTGTTAACAACTTAAAAGAGCAGGCTATGCAATTTAATCCTGAAGTTGTCTTAGAAGAGTCTGTTCAGAACGTTGAAAAAAATGAAGAAGAGATTTTTGAATTAACTACCGATAAAACGGTTCATTATAGTAAAGCAGTTCTGATTACAGCCGGTGTTGGTGCTTTCCAGCCACGCCGATTAGAGTTAGCTTCTGCACAACAATATGAAGGTAAAAACCTGCACTATTTCGTGGATGATCTCCAAGCATTTGCAGGCAAGAGAGTTCTGGTTTGCGGCGGCGGAGATTCAGCTCTGGACTGGTCGTTAATGCTCGAGCCAATCTCACCAGAAGTGACACTGACTCACAGACGTGACAAGTTCCGAGCACATGAGCACAGTGTTGAACAATTAATGAATTCTAAGGTTGTTGTTAAGACTCCATATCAAATAACCGAATTGATTGGTGACGGTGAAAACATTTCAGCAGTCGTTTTAGAAAACGGAGACTTAAAAGAAACAATTGATGTGGATGCAGTTATCGTTAACTACGGATTCATTTCTTCTCTCGGTCCAATTAAAACTTGGGGTCTCGATATCCAAAAGAATTCGATTGTGGTTAATTCTAAGATGGAAACAAACATTAAAGGAATTTATGCTGCGGGTGATGTATGTACGTATAACGGCAAAGTAAAGCTGATCGCTTCTGGTTTCGGGGAAGCGCCAACTGCAGTAAACAACGCGAAAACATATATCGATCCTAATGCAAAAACACAGCCTATGCACAGCACAAGTTTATTTTAA
- a CDS encoding YuzB family protein: MRPIVEFCVSNLASGAQKALEELEKDYDLDVIEYGCLGYCGQCAKSLFALVNGDIVHGESPEELVKNIYNHIDENFMF; this comes from the coding sequence ATGAGACCGATTGTTGAGTTTTGTGTCAGTAATTTAGCAAGTGGTGCTCAAAAAGCACTTGAAGAATTAGAAAAAGATTATGATTTAGATGTGATCGAATATGGATGTCTTGGTTATTGCGGACAATGTGCAAAATCACTTTTTGCTCTCGTAAATGGGGATATTGTCCATGGAGAGTCTCCAGAAGAACTCGTAAAGAATATTTACAATCATATAGATGAAAACTTTATGTTTTAG
- a CDS encoding YuzD family protein: MKNSLIIKVYGAEQKCASCVHLPSAKETAEWLEAAISRKFPNTVFQVLYIDMEKPENEADQAFSVRIIEEDLFYPVVVIDGEVVAEGNPNLKTIYSIIEQNGYGAVS, from the coding sequence ATGAAAAATTCACTTATTATTAAAGTATATGGTGCTGAGCAGAAATGTGCGAGCTGTGTACACCTTCCATCAGCTAAAGAAACTGCTGAATGGCTGGAAGCTGCAATCTCCAGAAAATTTCCGAACACTGTATTTCAAGTGCTATATATAGATATGGAAAAGCCGGAAAATGAAGCAGACCAAGCATTTTCAGTAAGAATTATTGAAGAAGACCTTTTTTATCCCGTTGTTGTGATTGACGGAGAGGTAGTTGCAGAAGGCAACCCAAATTTAAAGACTATCTATAGCATAATAGAACAAAATGGATATGGCGCTGTAAGTTAA
- the mqnE gene encoding aminofutalosine synthase MqnE, which yields MANILTFDTRMEAIAEKVKHGERLTIEDGLYLYETDDLLSVASLANEVNRQKNGDHVYFIENLYINPTNVCEATCSFCGFKRKPGEEGAYTMNDEQLLEYVQKRWNDNIREFHIVGGHNHEVPFDYYLNTVSTLKKHYPQVTVKAYTGAEIEFFSRIAGISMKEALQELIKAGLDTMPGGGAEILTERYRLKMSPDKASTDQWLEAHEIAHGLGLKTHATMLYGSIETKEERLIHMDRLRQLQDVTNGFMVFIPLAMQPRTQSMGLTRRTSAFDDMRTMAISRLMLDNFDHIKAYWINIGVQLTQMALTFGSDDIHGTLIEERISHAVGALTSAGITRKELVHLIKTANKVPVERDTFYNIIQKY from the coding sequence ATGGCAAATATTTTAACGTTCGATACTCGAATGGAAGCAATTGCAGAGAAAGTTAAACATGGTGAACGTCTTACAATAGAAGATGGTTTGTATCTATATGAAACTGACGATTTGTTATCTGTAGCGTCACTCGCAAATGAAGTGAACCGTCAAAAAAACGGAGATCATGTCTATTTCATCGAAAACCTTTATATCAATCCAACAAACGTTTGTGAAGCGACTTGCAGCTTCTGCGGATTCAAACGCAAGCCTGGAGAAGAAGGCGCCTATACAATGAATGATGAACAACTTTTAGAGTATGTTCAAAAACGCTGGAATGACAATATCCGTGAGTTCCACATCGTTGGCGGACACAATCACGAAGTTCCATTTGATTACTATTTAAATACGGTCAGCACATTGAAAAAGCACTATCCTCAAGTAACTGTAAAAGCATATACTGGGGCTGAAATTGAATTCTTCTCTAGAATTGCTGGTATTTCAATGAAAGAAGCATTGCAGGAGCTTATCAAAGCCGGCCTTGATACGATGCCAGGCGGAGGAGCTGAAATCCTTACTGAACGATATCGTCTGAAAATGAGTCCTGACAAAGCTTCAACTGATCAATGGCTTGAAGCCCATGAAATTGCACATGGATTAGGACTGAAGACACACGCAACTATGTTATACGGTTCTATTGAAACAAAAGAAGAGCGCCTGATTCATATGGATCGCCTGCGCCAGCTTCAAGACGTAACGAACGGTTTCATGGTATTCATTCCGCTTGCTATGCAGCCTCGTACACAATCGATGGGCTTAACGAGAAGAACATCTGCTTTTGATGATATGAGAACGATGGCAATTAGCCGTCTCATGCTGGATAACTTTGACCACATTAAAGCGTATTGGATCAATATCGGCGTACAGCTTACACAAATGGCTCTTACCTTTGGATCAGATGATATCCATGGAACACTGATCGAAGAACGCATCTCACATGCTGTTGGTGCTTTAACATCGGCTGGTATTACTCGTAAAGAACTCGTTCACTTAATAAAAACGGCAAATAAAGTGCCAGTTGAACGTGATACATTCTATAACATCATCCAAAAATATTAA
- a CDS encoding NAD(P)/FAD-dependent oxidoreductase: protein MKHLVLLGGGYGNMRVLKRLLNSSDLPENIQLTLIDRVPYHCLKTEYYALAAGTISDHHVRVTFPEHPRLNIKYGEVTGIDINEKKVLLKDQDDVSYDDLVIGLGCEDKYHNVPGADQFTLSIQTIDKSRHTYQVLNNLHANAVVGVVGAGLSGVELASELRESRPDLSIKLFDRGDIILSGYKKRLSNYVQNWFVEHGVEVVNNSNVTKVEEGALYNHDEKVECDAIVWTAGIQPSHIVRELDVEKDSQGRVVLTEHHHLPSEEHVYVVGDCASLPYAPSAQLAEEQAEQISQVLLARWNNQPLPEMNEIKLKGVMGSLGKKSGFGTMGSAALIGRVPRLLKSGILWLYKYQV, encoded by the coding sequence ATGAAGCACCTCGTTTTACTTGGCGGAGGATATGGAAATATGCGTGTGTTGAAGAGGCTTCTTAATTCCTCAGACCTCCCTGAAAACATTCAGCTTACACTCATTGACCGTGTGCCATATCATTGTTTAAAAACTGAATATTATGCACTGGCTGCCGGAACAATATCTGATCACCATGTTCGTGTAACGTTTCCTGAGCACCCTCGCCTAAACATAAAATATGGTGAGGTAACAGGAATCGATATTAATGAGAAAAAAGTGCTTTTAAAAGATCAGGACGATGTATCCTATGATGATCTTGTTATCGGACTTGGTTGTGAAGACAAGTATCATAATGTGCCAGGGGCCGATCAATTCACATTGAGTATTCAAACGATTGATAAGTCCCGCCACACATATCAAGTACTTAACAACTTACATGCTAATGCCGTTGTTGGTGTTGTTGGAGCAGGACTTTCTGGTGTTGAGCTAGCATCAGAACTTCGCGAAAGCCGCCCAGATTTATCAATTAAGCTGTTTGACCGTGGAGATATCATTCTTTCAGGATACAAAAAGAGATTAAGTAACTATGTTCAAAACTGGTTTGTAGAACATGGTGTTGAAGTAGTCAATAATTCTAATGTGACTAAAGTCGAAGAAGGCGCACTTTATAACCATGACGAGAAGGTAGAATGTGATGCTATCGTATGGACAGCAGGCATTCAGCCAAGCCATATTGTTCGCGAACTAGATGTTGAAAAAGACAGTCAGGGCCGCGTCGTTTTAACGGAACATCATCACCTTCCTTCTGAAGAACATGTTTATGTAGTTGGCGATTGCGCGAGTCTTCCTTATGCACCAAGCGCACAGCTGGCGGAGGAACAAGCAGAACAGATCTCCCAAGTTCTATTAGCACGCTGGAACAATCAGCCGCTTCCTGAAATGAACGAGATCAAACTAAAAGGTGTTATGGGATCCCTTGGCAAAAAAAGCGGATTCGGCACGATGGGAAGCGCCGCGTTAATTGGCCGCGTACCACGCTTATTAAAGTCAGGTATCTTATGGCTATATAAATATCAGGTATAA
- a CDS encoding aspartyl-phosphate phosphatase Spo0E family protein → MKATSAAARLEKIEQLESLRNKMIQTANTFGIQHPMVLKYSKKIDETHNKIMQLQLNEK, encoded by the coding sequence ATGAAAGCCACATCAGCTGCCGCTAGACTAGAAAAAATAGAACAATTAGAAAGTCTGCGAAATAAGATGATACAAACAGCAAATACTTTTGGAATACAGCATCCTATGGTTTTAAAATATAGTAAAAAAATTGATGAAACTCATAATAAAATTATGCAGTTGCAGCTTAACGAAAAATAG